From Sodalis glossinidius str. 'morsitans', the proteins below share one genomic window:
- a CDS encoding PGF-CTERM sorting domain-containing protein — MAIAGLLASMYLWARI; from the coding sequence TTGGCGATAGCGGGTCTGCTTGCCAGCATGTACTTATGGGCACGTATTTAA
- the cspE gene encoding transcription antiterminator/RNA stability regulator CspE gives MSNKVTGLVKWFDAGKGFGFITPADGSKDVFVHFSAIQSNDFKTLDEGQRVEFTIEQGQKGPSAANVVAL, from the coding sequence ATGTCTAATAAAGTAACTGGTTTAGTAAAATGGTTTGACGCGGGTAAAGGTTTTGGTTTCATCACTCCGGCTGACGGCAGCAAAGATGTGTTTGTACATTTTTCCGCCATCCAGAGCAACGATTTTAAAACCCTGGACGAAGGTCAGCGCGTAGAGTTCACCATTGAGCAGGGTCAGAAAGGCCCGTCTGCTGCTAACGTGGTTGCCCTGTAA